One Burkholderia sp. PAMC 26561 genomic window carries:
- a CDS encoding cytochrome b, with the protein MATTDKDVETSGFLGWIDRRFPLTSTWKAHVSEYYAPKNFNFWYFFGSLALLVLVIQIVTGIFLVMNYKPDATLAFASVEYIMREVPWGWLIRYMHSTGASMFFVVVYLHMFRGLMYGSYRKPRELVWIFGCAIFLCLMAEAFFGYLLPWGQMSFWGAQVIVNLFSAIPFIGPDLSLWIRGDYVVSDVTLNRFFAFHVVAIPLVLIGLVVAHLVALHEVGSNNPDGIEIKAKKDEKGIPLDGIPFHPYYSVHDFMGVCVFLFIFAAIVFFAPEMGGYFLEANNFVPANPLQTPNEIAPVWYFTAFYAMLRATTDPFKIVLMVIIALLGVLALLRGRGKWRFGLPVLALLVIVFMALTESKFWGVVVMGTAVVSLFFLPWLDRSPVKSIRYRPLFHKVFYGVFVFAFFVLGYLGTKPPSPASTLIAQICALIYFGFFLGMPFWTTRGRFKQPPDRVQFKPH; encoded by the coding sequence ATGGCGACGACCGACAAAGACGTTGAGACAAGCGGATTCCTGGGCTGGATCGACAGGCGTTTTCCGCTGACATCGACCTGGAAAGCGCACGTCTCCGAGTACTACGCGCCGAAAAACTTCAACTTCTGGTACTTCTTCGGCTCGCTTGCGCTGCTGGTGCTTGTGATCCAGATCGTCACCGGCATTTTCCTCGTGATGAACTACAAGCCCGACGCGACGCTGGCGTTCGCATCGGTCGAGTACATCATGCGCGAGGTGCCATGGGGCTGGCTCATCCGCTACATGCATTCCACGGGCGCGTCGATGTTCTTTGTCGTCGTCTATCTGCACATGTTCCGTGGACTGATGTACGGGTCGTATCGGAAGCCACGTGAACTTGTCTGGATCTTCGGCTGCGCTATTTTCCTGTGCCTGATGGCCGAAGCGTTCTTCGGTTATTTGCTGCCGTGGGGACAAATGTCGTTCTGGGGCGCGCAGGTGATCGTGAACCTGTTCTCGGCCATCCCGTTTATCGGCCCGGATCTGTCGCTCTGGATTCGCGGCGATTACGTCGTATCCGACGTCACGCTGAACCGGTTTTTCGCGTTCCACGTGGTCGCCATCCCGCTGGTCCTGATCGGGCTGGTCGTCGCGCATCTGGTCGCGTTGCACGAAGTCGGATCGAACAATCCGGACGGTATCGAAATCAAGGCGAAGAAAGACGAGAAGGGCATTCCGCTCGATGGCATCCCGTTCCATCCGTACTACTCGGTCCACGATTTCATGGGTGTGTGCGTGTTCCTGTTCATCTTCGCGGCGATCGTGTTCTTCGCGCCGGAAATGGGCGGCTACTTCCTGGAAGCCAACAATTTCGTTCCGGCGAACCCACTGCAGACGCCAAACGAAATCGCGCCGGTCTGGTACTTCACCGCCTTCTACGCAATGCTGCGCGCGACCACCGATCCGTTCAAGATCGTGCTGATGGTGATCATCGCGTTGCTTGGCGTTCTGGCGTTGTTGCGCGGGCGCGGCAAGTGGCGCTTCGGCTTGCCGGTGCTGGCGTTGCTCGTGATCGTGTTCATGGCGCTGACCGAATCGAAATTCTGGGGCGTGGTGGTGATGGGAACGGCGGTGGTATCGCTCTTCTTCCTTCCGTGGCTTGACCGGAGCCCGGTCAAATCCATCCGATACCGCCCGCTTTTCCACAAGGTCTTCTACGGCGTCTTTGTGTTCGCGTTCTTCGTGCTCGGCTATCTCGGCACAAAACCGCCGTCGCCGGCCAGCACGTTGATTGCGCAGATATGCGCGCTGATTTATTTCGGCTTTTTCCTCGGCATGCCTTTCTGGACGACGCGCGGCCGCTTCAAGCAGCCGCCTGACCGCGTTCAGTTCAAGCCGCATTGA
- a CDS encoding Nif3-like dinuclear metal center hexameric protein yields the protein MDRIELELYLNNLLEIGRFKDYCPNGLQVEGSRRVGKLATGVTASLAFLEAAIEWGADAVLVHHGYFWKNEAPQVTGRKYQRLKTLLANDLNLFAYHLPLDSHPEFGNNAQLGARLGLIADNRFGDQDLGWIASLPMSLSLEHFTATVENELGRKPLVFGDPDMELRRVAWCTGGAQGFFDEAIAAGADVYISGEVSEQTMHIAAESGVAYVAAGHHATERYGVQALGAHVAEHFDIEHVFIDIDNPV from the coding sequence ATGGATCGGATCGAACTCGAATTGTATCTGAACAATCTGCTGGAAATAGGACGCTTCAAGGACTATTGCCCGAACGGATTGCAGGTTGAAGGCTCGCGCCGCGTCGGGAAACTGGCGACGGGCGTGACGGCATCGCTGGCGTTCCTCGAAGCCGCGATCGAATGGGGCGCGGACGCTGTGCTCGTGCATCATGGCTATTTCTGGAAGAACGAGGCGCCGCAGGTCACGGGACGCAAATATCAGCGGCTGAAAACGCTGCTTGCCAACGACCTTAACCTGTTTGCCTACCACCTGCCGCTCGACTCGCATCCCGAGTTCGGCAACAACGCGCAACTCGGCGCGCGGCTCGGATTGATCGCGGACAACCGGTTCGGCGACCAGGACCTCGGCTGGATTGCGTCATTGCCCATGTCGCTGTCGCTCGAACACTTCACCGCGACAGTCGAGAACGAGCTCGGCCGCAAGCCGCTCGTGTTCGGCGACCCGGATATGGAATTGCGTCGCGTGGCGTGGTGTACGGGCGGCGCGCAAGGTTTCTTCGATGAAGCGATCGCCGCCGGCGCCGATGTCTACATTAGCGGCGAAGTGTCGGAGCAGACCATGCACATCGCGGCGGAAAGCGGCGTGGCATATGTTGCGGCCGGGCATCATGCGACCGAGCGTTATGGCGTTCAGGCACTCGGCGCCCATGTGGCCGAACATTTCGATATCGAGCACGTGTTTATTGATATCGATAATCCCGTCTGA
- the petA gene encoding ubiquinol-cytochrome c reductase iron-sulfur subunit: MRDNEDQRVDGGRRTWLIATTVAGGLGGVATVIPFVGSFAPSEKAKAAGAPVEVDISGLKPGDMMTVAWRGKPVWIVNRTEEMLADVKKADPELADPHSKKEFTMPLPEYCNNEFRSRPEHKNLFVAVAVCTHLGCTPTPRFQEGAQPNLPDDWPGGFLCPCHGSTYDMAGRVFKNKPAPQNLDIPPYMFTSATSLVIGKDEKGEA, translated from the coding sequence ATGCGAGACAACGAAGATCAACGCGTCGACGGCGGCCGCAGGACCTGGCTGATTGCGACAACCGTAGCAGGCGGACTCGGTGGCGTAGCCACTGTCATTCCGTTTGTCGGTTCGTTTGCACCGTCGGAAAAAGCCAAGGCGGCAGGCGCGCCGGTCGAAGTAGATATATCCGGTCTCAAGCCTGGCGACATGATGACTGTCGCCTGGCGCGGCAAGCCGGTGTGGATCGTGAACCGCACCGAGGAAATGCTCGCCGACGTGAAGAAAGCCGATCCCGAACTCGCCGATCCGCATTCGAAAAAAGAATTCACGATGCCGCTGCCGGAATACTGCAACAACGAATTCCGCTCGCGCCCGGAGCACAAGAACCTGTTCGTTGCCGTCGCCGTTTGCACGCATCTCGGCTGCACACCCACGCCGCGCTTCCAGGAAGGCGCGCAACCCAATCTCCCCGATGACTGGCCCGGCGGTTTTCTCTGCCCCTGCCACGGTTCGACCTACGACATGGCCGGCCGCGTCTTCAAGAACAAGCCAGCGCCGCAGAACCTCGACATTCCGCCGTACATGTTCACCTCGGCGACGTCACTCGTGATTGGCAAGGACGAAAAGGGAGAAGCGTAA
- a CDS encoding ClpXP protease specificity-enhancing factor, with the protein MQEISTKPYLLRALYEWCTDNGFTPHIAVRVDNGTRVPRQFVRNDEIVLNISFEATSQLQMGNEWIEFSARFSGKSHKIEVQVANVLAIYARENGQGMAFPVDPAALGAAPDVSGLDGPRSSELGPDESGAERIERREPAASTRDDDELPPDDDGSKSTGRAHLKVVK; encoded by the coding sequence ATGCAAGAAATCTCCACCAAGCCGTATCTGTTGCGCGCGCTCTATGAGTGGTGCACGGATAACGGCTTCACGCCGCACATAGCAGTTCGTGTGGATAACGGAACGCGCGTGCCGCGGCAATTCGTGCGTAACGACGAGATCGTGCTCAACATCAGCTTCGAGGCGACGAGCCAGTTGCAGATGGGCAATGAGTGGATTGAGTTCAGCGCGCGGTTTTCCGGCAAGTCGCACAAGATCGAGGTGCAGGTCGCCAACGTGCTCGCTATCTACGCGCGTGAAAATGGCCAGGGCATGGCGTTTCCGGTCGATCCCGCAGCACTGGGCGCGGCGCCCGATGTCTCGGGTCTGGATGGACCGCGTTCATCGGAATTGGGTCCGGACGAGAGCGGCGCCGAGCGGATAGAACGCCGTGAACCGGCCGCGTCAACACGAGATGACGACGAGTTGCCTCCCGACGACGATGGATCAAAATCCACTGGCCGGGCTCACCTCAAGGTCGTCAAATGA
- a CDS encoding NAD(P)/FAD-dependent oxidoreductase: protein MLRLSEIKLPLEHSESELESAIRSRLALIHVPSESLIRYTVFRRAHDARKRSDIKLTYIVDVEIKDEAAALRHLDDQPHCSTTPDMAYKFVAKAPEQMPSPRPVVIGMGPCGLFAGLILAQMGFRPIILERGKAVRERTKDTWGLWRKNVLNPESNVQFGEGGAGTFSDGKLYSQIKDPKHYGRKVLDEFVLAGAPEDILYLSRPHIGTFRLVGMVEKMRATIHQLGGEVRFDTRVEDIDIENGKVRGLTLSNGETLRCDHVVLSVGHSARDTFEMLHRRGVYMEAKPFSLGFRIEHPQGLIDRSRFGKFAGHKLLGAADYKVVHHCSNGRAVYSFCMCPGGTVVAAASEPGRVVTNGMSQYSRNERNANAGIVVGITPEDFPGGPLAGIAFQRQWEERAFELGGGDYSAPAQLVGDFIARRASTALGSVEPSYKPGVRMTDLSTALPDYVVEAIREALPQIDKKIPGFAMADAVLTGVETRTSSPIRVRRKDNYQSMNVDGLFPAGEGAGYAGGIYSAAIDGIEVAEALALDMMAK, encoded by the coding sequence ATGTTACGTCTAAGCGAAATCAAGCTTCCGCTTGAGCATTCGGAAAGCGAGCTCGAGTCGGCTATTCGCTCACGCCTCGCGCTTATCCACGTTCCGTCCGAAAGCCTTATCCGCTATACGGTGTTTCGCCGTGCGCACGATGCACGGAAGCGTTCCGACATCAAGCTCACGTATATCGTCGATGTAGAGATCAAGGACGAAGCGGCCGCTCTTCGTCATCTCGACGATCAGCCGCATTGTTCGACCACGCCTGATATGGCGTACAAGTTCGTGGCGAAGGCGCCTGAACAGATGCCATCGCCGAGACCGGTTGTGATCGGCATGGGACCGTGCGGTTTGTTCGCCGGCCTCATTCTCGCGCAGATGGGTTTTCGCCCGATCATCCTCGAGCGGGGCAAGGCGGTCCGTGAACGGACCAAAGACACGTGGGGCCTGTGGCGGAAAAACGTGTTGAACCCGGAGTCAAACGTTCAGTTTGGCGAGGGCGGCGCCGGTACGTTCTCCGACGGCAAGCTGTATAGCCAGATCAAGGACCCGAAGCATTACGGCCGCAAAGTCCTCGATGAATTCGTGCTCGCCGGCGCGCCGGAAGACATCCTCTATCTGAGCCGGCCGCATATCGGTACGTTCAGGCTGGTCGGCATGGTCGAGAAAATGCGCGCGACCATTCATCAGCTCGGCGGGGAAGTGCGGTTCGATACTCGAGTCGAGGATATCGATATTGAAAACGGAAAGGTCCGTGGATTGACGCTTTCCAACGGAGAGACGCTGCGCTGCGATCACGTGGTGTTATCGGTGGGACATAGCGCGCGTGACACGTTCGAGATGTTGCACCGGCGTGGCGTCTATATGGAAGCGAAGCCGTTTTCGCTCGGGTTTCGGATCGAACATCCGCAAGGGTTGATCGATCGAAGCCGGTTCGGGAAGTTTGCCGGACATAAATTGCTGGGCGCTGCTGACTATAAGGTCGTTCACCACTGCAGCAACGGTAGAGCGGTCTATAGCTTTTGTATGTGCCCGGGCGGAACGGTAGTAGCCGCGGCGTCGGAGCCAGGCCGCGTGGTCACGAACGGCATGAGCCAGTATTCGCGAAATGAGCGGAATGCAAACGCGGGGATCGTCGTCGGGATTACGCCGGAAGATTTTCCGGGCGGTCCGCTTGCCGGCATCGCGTTTCAGCGGCAGTGGGAAGAGCGGGCGTTCGAGCTTGGCGGCGGTGACTATTCGGCGCCGGCGCAACTGGTTGGGGATTTCATCGCGCGGCGGGCATCGACGGCGCTTGGTTCTGTAGAGCCGTCGTACAAGCCAGGCGTACGTATGACTGACTTGAGTACCGCGTTGCCCGATTACGTGGTCGAGGCGATTCGCGAAGCGCTTCCGCAAATCGATAAAAAGATTCCCGGGTTCGCCATGGCCGACGCCGTCCTGACCGGCGTGGAGACGCGGACGTCATCGCCAATCCGCGTGCGGCGCAAGGACAACTATCAGAGCATGAACGTCGATGGCTTATTCCCCGCGGGAGAAGGTGCAGGGTATGCCGGCGGCATTTATTCGGCGGCGATCGATGGGATTGAAGTCGCCGAAGCGTTGGCGTTGGACATGATGGCGAAATGA
- a CDS encoding zinc-binding alcohol dehydrogenase family protein, whose protein sequence is MKTVICEQPGSLVLIDRPSPEPGPDDVLIRIKRVGVCGTDLHIFTGNQPFLAYPRVMGHELSGIVESAPAGARVAKGDQVYVMPYLACGKCIACRAKKPNCCMNIRVLGVHTDGGLVEQLAVPQAFVFKADGVTLDQAAMIEFLAIGAHAVARADVQPKQRALVVGAGPIGMAATIFAKLRGAEVTVLDGREDRLKFCETQLSADHIVRLDTTDAATDAKQLAELTDQEFFDIVFDATGNVKAMERGLEFVAHGGKYVLISIVRDRISFADPEFHKRETTLLASRNATPDDFETVLTAMRAGLIPTAALNTHTLQLSNLPHEFSRLLDPSAGVIKALVEC, encoded by the coding sequence ATGAAAACTGTCATCTGCGAACAACCCGGCTCTCTCGTCCTGATCGATCGGCCGTCTCCGGAACCCGGTCCCGACGATGTGCTGATTCGCATCAAACGCGTCGGCGTGTGCGGCACGGATCTGCACATATTCACGGGCAATCAGCCGTTTCTCGCGTATCCGCGCGTGATGGGACATGAGCTGTCGGGAATCGTCGAATCGGCACCAGCCGGTGCGCGCGTCGCAAAAGGCGATCAGGTCTACGTGATGCCTTATCTTGCGTGCGGGAAGTGCATCGCGTGCCGCGCCAAAAAGCCGAATTGCTGCATGAACATTCGTGTGCTCGGCGTGCACACGGACGGCGGTCTGGTCGAGCAACTCGCCGTGCCGCAAGCTTTCGTGTTCAAAGCCGATGGCGTCACGCTCGATCAAGCTGCGATGATCGAATTCCTCGCCATTGGCGCACACGCCGTCGCCCGCGCCGATGTACAGCCGAAACAGCGCGCGCTCGTGGTGGGCGCGGGTCCCATCGGCATGGCGGCAACGATTTTCGCGAAGCTGCGCGGCGCCGAAGTGACGGTGCTCGATGGCCGGGAAGACCGCCTGAAATTCTGCGAGACGCAACTGAGCGCTGATCACATCGTGCGCCTGGATACCACCGACGCCGCGACCGACGCCAAACAACTCGCCGAGCTCACGGACCAAGAATTCTTCGATATCGTCTTCGATGCCACCGGCAACGTCAAAGCCATGGAACGCGGCCTGGAGTTCGTTGCGCACGGCGGCAAGTACGTGCTGATATCGATCGTTCGCGACCGCATCTCGTTCGCCGATCCCGAGTTCCACAAGCGCGAAACCACACTGCTCGCAAGCCGCAACGCCACGCCCGACGACTTCGAAACCGTACTCACCGCCATGCGCGCCGGCCTGATTCCCACCGCCGCACTCAACACGCACACGTTGCAGCTCAGCAATTTGCCGCATGAGTTTTCGAGGTTGCTGGATCCATCGGCCGGGGTGATCAAGGCGCTGGTCGAGTGTTGA
- a CDS encoding cytochrome c1: MKKWLSALVLIGASLVAFGLTPAHAQENPQLDAAPDSSENFASLQHGAKLFVNYCLNCHSANLMRYNRLTDIGIDPKEIQANLLFTTDKIGNTMTVAMRPDDAKAWFGSAPPDLSVEARARGKDWIYTYLRSFYRDDTRPTGWNNRVYENVAMPHVLWELQGTRTAKFDTEVDEKTGEKVKHFAGYTQVTPGTMSPVDYDSAMADLVSYLSWMAEPAQQTRKQLGVWVLMFLGILSFLAWRLNAAYWKQIK; encoded by the coding sequence ATGAAAAAATGGCTCTCTGCCCTCGTGCTGATCGGGGCGTCGCTGGTCGCGTTCGGCTTGACGCCGGCGCACGCGCAAGAAAACCCGCAGCTCGACGCCGCGCCCGACAGTTCGGAAAATTTCGCTTCGCTCCAACATGGCGCAAAATTGTTTGTAAACTACTGCCTGAATTGCCACAGCGCGAATTTGATGCGTTACAACCGGCTGACGGACATTGGCATCGATCCGAAGGAAATCCAGGCGAACTTGCTGTTCACCACGGACAAGATCGGCAACACGATGACCGTCGCCATGCGTCCGGACGATGCAAAAGCGTGGTTCGGTTCGGCGCCGCCGGATTTGTCGGTGGAGGCGAGGGCGCGCGGCAAGGACTGGATCTACACGTATTTGCGCAGTTTTTATCGCGACGACACCCGGCCGACCGGCTGGAACAACCGGGTGTATGAAAACGTTGCAATGCCGCATGTGCTGTGGGAGTTGCAGGGCACGCGCACCGCAAAATTCGACACCGAAGTCGACGAAAAAACTGGCGAAAAGGTGAAACATTTCGCGGGTTATACCCAAGTCACTCCGGGGACAATGTCGCCAGTAGATTATGATTCGGCTATGGCCGATCTGGTTTCGTACCTTTCGTGGATGGCGGAACCGGCGCAGCAGACGCGAAAACAGCTGGGCGTCTGGGTCCTGATGTTCTTGGGAATTTTGAGCTTTCTCGCATGGCGCCTCAACGCGGCATACTGGAAGCAGATTAAATAA
- a CDS encoding FadR/GntR family transcriptional regulator produces MAGKPIETRRLYLQIADKLRALIDDKGFAPNGRLPSERELASTLGVSRPSVREALVALELEGRVEIRMGSGVYICAAPAPGSRPGMLADTELGESPLEITTARMVIEGAIAASVAAFAKPKALRALRDIYEDMGRQVAHGQIPLAADRAFHMAVAQMSGNDVLVRTVAGLFDERHSPLSSTLRGHFEGEETWADALSEHKEILDALEARDAIQAQAAMQRHLKASYERLMTRRKH; encoded by the coding sequence GTGGCAGGCAAACCCATCGAAACGCGCCGTCTCTATCTCCAGATCGCCGATAAGCTGCGCGCACTCATCGACGACAAGGGGTTCGCGCCGAACGGCCGTTTGCCGTCGGAGCGTGAACTGGCGTCGACGCTCGGCGTATCGCGGCCGTCCGTGCGCGAAGCGCTGGTTGCGCTGGAACTGGAAGGGCGTGTCGAAATCCGAATGGGATCGGGCGTTTATATTTGCGCGGCACCCGCGCCAGGTTCTCGCCCCGGCATGCTGGCCGACACGGAGCTCGGGGAGAGCCCGCTGGAAATCACGACGGCGCGCATGGTGATAGAAGGTGCGATCGCGGCGAGCGTCGCGGCGTTCGCCAAGCCCAAGGCGCTCAGGGCATTGCGCGACATTTACGAGGACATGGGACGCCAGGTTGCCCACGGCCAGATTCCACTTGCTGCGGACCGTGCGTTTCACATGGCTGTTGCGCAAATGTCGGGTAACGACGTGCTGGTGCGTACCGTTGCAGGTCTTTTCGATGAACGGCATAGCCCGTTGTCATCGACGTTGCGCGGGCATTTCGAGGGGGAGGAGACGTGGGCGGACGCGTTGAGCGAGCACAAGGAAATACTGGACGCACTCGAAGCGCGCGATGCGATTCAAGCTCAGGCTGCCATGCAGCGCCACCTGAAAGCGTCTTACGAGCGGCTGATGACCCGCCGCAAACATTGA
- a CDS encoding glutathione S-transferase N-terminal domain-containing protein has product MMVLYSGTTCPFSQRCRLVLFEKGMDFEIRDVDLFNKPEDIAVMNPYGQVPILVERDLILYESNIINEYIDERFPHPQLMPADPVQRARARLFLLNFEKELFVHVGTLENEKGKAAEKNHEKARNAIRDRLTQLAPIFLKNKYMLGEEFSMLDVAIAPLLWRLDHYGIELSKNAAPLMKYAERIFSRPAYIEALTPSEKVMRR; this is encoded by the coding sequence ATGATGGTTTTGTACTCCGGCACTACTTGCCCGTTCTCCCAGCGCTGCCGGCTGGTGTTGTTCGAAAAGGGCATGGACTTCGAAATCCGCGACGTTGACCTGTTCAACAAGCCCGAAGACATCGCAGTGATGAACCCGTACGGCCAGGTGCCGATTCTGGTCGAACGCGACCTGATCCTGTACGAATCGAACATCATCAACGAATACATCGACGAGCGTTTCCCGCATCCGCAACTGATGCCCGCCGATCCGGTCCAGCGCGCGCGTGCCCGCCTGTTCCTGCTGAATTTCGAGAAAGAGCTGTTCGTGCACGTCGGCACGCTCGAGAACGAAAAGGGCAAAGCCGCCGAAAAGAATCACGAGAAGGCGCGCAACGCGATTCGCGATCGCCTGACGCAGCTTGCGCCCATCTTTCTCAAGAACAAGTACATGCTCGGCGAAGAGTTCTCCATGCTCGACGTCGCCATTGCGCCGCTCCTGTGGCGCCTGGATCACTATGGCATCGAGCTCTCGAAGAACGCCGCGCCCTTGATGAAGTACGCCGAGCGGATCTTTAGCCGGCCGGCTTATATCGAAGCGCTGACGCCTTCGGAAAAAGTGATGCGTCGCTGA
- a CDS encoding D-mannonate oxidoreductase, protein MSNPILQFGTSRFLQAHVDLFVAQALRSEPPKALGRITVVQSTSNPESRARIDALRASSVYPVRIRGRKGDTTIDETVQCDAITEALNAADDWPTLRERVRRDVRVIVSNTGDTGYVSFDKDIGRGFEAASVPRGFPAKLAALLHDRFVAGAEPVTLLPCELVSHNGNTLRDAVVGIAKQWHANEAFIRYLEHDCVWVNSLVDRIVSEPIHPVGAVAEPYALWAIERQPGMILPCEHEDIVITDDLAHYERLKLLLLNLGHTMLAELWLAGQSAADATVLDAMRNAAWRDTLESVWQDEVLPVFNALGKHDAAQAYLADVRDRFQNPFLDHRLADIARNHAEKKQRRFKPVIDLARQLGLDIEQKRLVAALG, encoded by the coding sequence ATGAGCAATCCCATTCTGCAGTTCGGCACGAGCCGCTTCCTTCAGGCGCACGTGGATTTGTTTGTCGCGCAAGCCTTGCGAAGCGAGCCGCCGAAGGCGCTTGGCCGCATCACGGTTGTACAAAGCACGTCGAATCCCGAGAGCCGCGCGCGCATTGATGCGTTGCGCGCATCGAGCGTCTATCCGGTGCGGATTCGCGGACGAAAAGGCGATACGACCATCGATGAAACCGTGCAATGCGACGCGATCACCGAAGCGCTGAACGCCGCCGATGACTGGCCGACGCTTCGTGAACGCGTGCGGCGCGACGTCAGGGTCATCGTGTCGAACACGGGGGATACGGGCTACGTTTCCTTCGATAAAGACATTGGCCGCGGATTCGAAGCGGCCTCAGTGCCGCGCGGTTTTCCGGCGAAACTCGCTGCGCTGCTGCATGACAGGTTCGTCGCAGGCGCTGAGCCGGTCACATTGCTGCCGTGTGAACTCGTTTCGCACAACGGCAATACGTTGCGTGACGCGGTGGTTGGCATCGCGAAGCAATGGCATGCAAATGAGGCGTTCATACGCTATCTCGAGCACGATTGCGTGTGGGTGAATTCGCTTGTCGACCGCATTGTCTCGGAGCCGATTCATCCGGTTGGTGCCGTCGCCGAACCTTACGCGCTATGGGCAATCGAGCGCCAGCCGGGCATGATTCTGCCGTGCGAGCACGAAGACATCGTGATCACCGACGACCTCGCCCACTACGAGCGTCTCAAGCTTTTGCTGCTCAATCTGGGTCACACGATGCTCGCCGAACTCTGGCTCGCCGGGCAATCCGCAGCCGACGCAACCGTGCTCGATGCCATGCGCAACGCCGCATGGCGCGATACTTTGGAGTCGGTATGGCAGGACGAAGTGCTGCCCGTCTTTAATGCCCTCGGCAAGCACGACGCAGCACAAGCCTATCTCGCCGATGTTCGCGATCGCTTCCAGAATCCGTTCCTCGATCATCGCCTTGCGGACATCGCGCGCAATCACGCGGAGAAGAAACAACGCCGCTTCAAGCCCGTAATCGATCTCGCGCGTCAGTTGGGGCTGGACATCGAACAAAAGCGGCTCGTCGCCGCGCTTGGATGA